Proteins encoded together in one Salvelinus namaycush isolate Seneca chromosome 26, SaNama_1.0, whole genome shotgun sequence window:
- the LOC120021285 gene encoding BCL2/adenovirus E1B 19 kDa protein-interacting protein 3-like has protein sequence MRARPNVWRECTCSIDSLMQATLHTGKMSEAAAVSENNGLNGSWVELEMNRAAATTAAGLSQSASAVGQALWLLPLPQVEEEVEAMVGGLEHVPSSSSIHNGDMERILLDAQHESSHSNSSCDSPPRPHSPQEDDHDGQIIFDVDVSSRRDSQSEEDALEKERDMDILMKDSDWVADWSSRPENIPPKEFHFRHPRRSDTLSMRNTGAMKKGGVFSSEFLKVFIPSLLLSHILVLGLGVYIGKRLTTPPTSSF, from the exons ATGCGCGCACGTCCGAATGTGTGGAGGGAGTGCACGTGTTCCATTGACAGTCTTATGCAAGCCACCCTGCACACAGGCAAGATGTCCGAAGCTGCTGCTGTATCAGAGAATAACGGACTAAATG GGTCCTGGGTGGAGTTGGAGATGAACAGAGCTGCGGCCACGACTGCAGCGGGGTTGTCCCAGTCTGCCTCTGCCGTAGGCCAGGCCCTGTGGCTGCTCCCCCTGCctcaggtggaggaggaggtggaggccATGGTGGGGGGACTGGAGCACGTGCCCTCCTCATCCTCCATCCATAATGGAGACATGGAGAGGATTCTACTGGATGCTCAGCATGAGTCCAGCCACAGCAACTCTTCCTGTGACAG TCCTCCCCGGCCTCATAGTCCCCAGGAGGATGATCATGATGGACAGATCATATTTGATGTGGACGTGAGCAGCAGAAGAGACAGCCAA TCAGAGGAGGATgccctggagaaggagagggacaTGGATATCCTCATGAAGGACTCCGACTGGGTAGCAGACTGGTCCAGTCGGCCCGAGAACATTCCTCCTAA GGAGTTCCATTTCCGCCACCCCCGGCGTTCAGATACACTCAGCATGAGAAATACAGGGGCGATGAAGAAAGGAGGCGTCTTCTCTTCAGAGTTCCTCAAAGTGTTCATCCCCTCGCTGTTACTGTCACACATCCTGGTTCTGGGGCTGGG gGTGTACATTGGGAAGAGGTTGACTACGCCCCCTACAAGCTCTTTCTGA
- the LOC120021484 gene encoding serine/threonine-protein phosphatase 2A 55 kDa regulatory subunit B alpha isoform-like, which yields MAGTGGGSNDVQWCFSQVKGAIDDDVAEADIISTVEFNHSGELLATGDKGGRVVIFQQEIENKSQPQCRSEYNVYSTFQSHEPEFDYLKSLEIEEKINKIRWLPQKNAAQFLLSTNDKTIKLWKISERDKRLEGYNLKEEDGRCIDPNTVTALRVPVFRPMDLMVEASPRRVFANAHTYHINSISINSDHETYLSADDLRINLWHQEITDRSFNIVDIKPVNMEELTEVITAAEFHPNQCNTFVYSSSKGSIRLCDMRASALCDKHSKLFEEPEDPSNRSFFSEIISSISDVKFSHNGRYMMTRDYLSVKIWDLNMETRPVETFQVHEYLRSKLCSLYENDCIFDKFECCWNGNDSVVMTGSYNNFFRMFDRGQRWDVTLEASRESSKPRQVLKPRKVCAGGKRKKDEISVDSLDFNKKILHTAWHPQDNIIAVATTNNLYIFQDKVN from the exons CCGACATCATATCTACTGTGGAGTTCAACCACTCAGGAGAGCTGCTCGCCACAGGAGACAAGGGTGGCAGGGTCGTCATCTTTCAGCAGGAAATAGAG AATAAGAGTCAGCCACAGTGCCGCAGTGAGTACAATGTTTACAGCACTTTCCAGAGCCATGAGCCCGAGTTTGACTACTTGAAAAGTTTGGAGATTGAGGAGAAGATCAATAAAATCCGCTGGCTGCCCCAGAAGAACGCAGCTCAGTTCCTGTTGTCAACTAACG ACAAAACTATAAAGTTGTGGAAGATCAGTGAACGAGACAAGAGACTGGAGGGCTACAACCTGAAAGAGGAGGATGGACGCTGCATCGACCCCAACACTGTCACTGCACTTCGG GTGCCCGTGTTTAGACCTATGGACCTTATGGTGGAGGCGAGCCCTCGAAGGGTGTTTGCCAACGCCCACACCTACCACATCAACTCCATCTCAATTAACAGTGACCATGAGACATATCTATCCGCAGACGACCTGCGCATCAACCTCTGGCACCAGGAGATCACTGACCGCAGCTTCA ACATTGTGGATATAAAGCCAGTCAACATGGAGGAGCTGACCGAGGTGATCACAGCAGCTGAGTTCCATCCTAACCAGTGCAACACCTTTGTCTACAGCAGCAGTAAGGGCTCCATCCGCCTCTGTGACATGAGGGCATCAGCGCTATGTGACAAGCACTCCAAAC TGTTCGAGGAGCCAGAGGACCCCAGTAACCGCTCCTTCTTCTCTGAGATCATTTCATCCATCTCAGATGTCAAGTTCAGCCACAACGGACGCTACATGATGACCAGGGACTACCTGTCTGTCAAGATCTGGGACCTGAACATGGAGACCAGGCCTGTGGAGACTTTCCAG GTTCACGAGTACCTCAGGAGTAAGCTGTGCTCGCTCTATGAGAACGACTGCATCTTTGACAAGTTTGAGTGCTGCTGGAATGGAAATGACAG TGTGGTGATGACAGGCTCGTACAACAACTTCTTCCGGATGTTTGACCGGGGCCAGCGGTGGGACGTGACCCTGGAAGCGTCCCGGGAGAGCAGTAAGCCACGGCAGGTCCTGAAGCCCCGCAAGGTGTGTGCCGGCGGGAAGCGGAAGAAGGACGAGATCAGCGTAGACAGCCTGGACTTCAACAAGAAAATCCTCCACACTGCCTGGCACCCCCAGGACAACATCATTGCTGTGGCAACCACCAACAACCTATACATATTTCAGGACAAAGTGAACTAG